One window of uncultured Methanoregula sp. genomic DNA carries:
- the amrS gene encoding AmmeMemoRadiSam system radical SAM enzyme, translating to MHEARQYSKTENNTVTCSLCNHRCVIHPGKHGICGVRQNENGTLYATTYGKISAEAVDPIEKKPLYHYLPGTRSYSLGSIGCNFHCQHCQNWHISRAERDVAHLRDLSPEEGVGRAQESGSASISWTYNEPTIWHEYTLDMGTLARTAGLGTVYVTNGYITEEALRELSPMLAAFRVDLKAFTDTFYQKVCGAHLQPVLDSAVLARELGMHIETVTLVIPGLNDSMEEQTSLIRWVIEHLGPETPMHFSAFHPDYHMTDRGATPVATLEKIYRTAKELGLRFPYIGNVGHHQYENTYCPSCGATLIERLGFSSRIPGLDGQQCKNCGETIEIVRHVG from the coding sequence ATGCACGAGGCACGCCAGTACAGCAAGACAGAGAACAATACCGTAACCTGTTCGCTCTGCAACCACCGCTGCGTGATACACCCGGGAAAGCACGGGATTTGCGGTGTCAGACAGAATGAAAACGGAACCCTGTACGCAACCACCTACGGTAAGATCAGCGCCGAGGCAGTAGACCCTATCGAGAAGAAGCCGCTGTACCATTACCTGCCGGGCACGCGATCCTACTCGCTGGGCAGCATCGGGTGCAACTTCCACTGCCAGCACTGCCAGAACTGGCACATCTCCCGGGCAGAACGGGATGTGGCACACCTGCGGGATCTATCTCCGGAAGAGGGAGTGGGAAGGGCACAGGAAAGCGGGAGCGCGAGCATCTCGTGGACCTACAACGAACCAACCATCTGGCACGAGTACACGCTCGACATGGGGACGCTCGCCCGCACTGCCGGCCTAGGAACGGTCTACGTCACCAACGGGTACATCACGGAGGAGGCGCTCCGGGAACTCTCGCCCATGCTCGCGGCGTTCCGCGTGGATCTCAAGGCATTCACGGACACATTTTACCAGAAAGTCTGCGGGGCCCACCTCCAGCCGGTACTCGATTCAGCTGTCCTTGCCCGCGAACTGGGCATGCATATCGAGACCGTGACGCTCGTCATCCCCGGCCTGAATGACAGCATGGAGGAACAGACATCCCTGATCCGCTGGGTGATCGAGCACCTGGGCCCCGAAACCCCGATGCATTTCTCTGCTTTCCACCCGGATTACCATATGACCGATCGCGGTGCAACACCGGTTGCAACCCTTGAAAAGATTTACCGGACCGCAAAAGAGCTTGGGCTCCGTTTCCCGTACATCGGCAATGTTGGTCACCACCAGTACGAGAACACGTACTGCCCTTCATGCGGCGCTACCCTCATCGAACGACTGGGATTTTCAAGCCGCATCCCGGGACTGGACGGGCAGCAGTGTAAAAACTGTGGGGAAACCATTGAGATCGTGCGACATGTCGGCTGA
- a CDS encoding histidine kinase N-terminal 7TM domain-containing protein: MGWQYSPLALILAIGAIILASFTLFAWKRRRAPGIIPVLVLFIAAMIWMAAFAVSLTRTDLAASILMNELAYPAIVTIPVAYLVFALWYTEQDYRPSRLFLILLFVIPVLCVCLVFTNDLHHLYYTGFSSLEGPRNSLIWTFGRGPLYWITASYSFVLILAALLLFVIRYRTVGTLFRTQISLILAAGFVPFLATLIYFLDLGPDAGFDWTPVTFVISGFALIAATLNFELFSLQPLTHSLLVKTMKDGVVATNAEGRITLINPAGSALLGITEDQGIGHPLIGFAPGLARFLTVNGTSVTEGNEITLPVRDSSRIYEVHTVAIPAEGRDDGGHILTFRDVTERKNAETAFQKANRKLNLLSGIVRHDVKNKLTALFIYLELAAETRKEADKKVDLTRIRDSAEGIRTLIDFTQEYQDLGVAAPSWQNVGEALAAAGRQLDPSGIRLVDETGGLEVLADRLFQRVIYNLLDNAIRYAKGMTTFSIRYTRDGEQLILVAEDDGPGVPAEDKERIFERGVGHNTGLGLFLARDILGITGITIWETGEPGKGARFEMTVPPGSYRFPEPGNEPG, encoded by the coding sequence ATGGGCTGGCAGTACTCCCCCCTTGCGCTTATCCTTGCGATCGGTGCAATAATCCTCGCATCATTCACGCTCTTTGCCTGGAAACGCCGGCGTGCCCCGGGAATCATCCCGGTGCTTGTTCTTTTCATTGCCGCCATGATCTGGATGGCAGCGTTTGCGGTCTCCCTGACACGAACGGATCTTGCAGCTTCGATCCTGATGAACGAGCTGGCGTATCCCGCAATCGTTACCATTCCCGTTGCATACCTGGTTTTCGCGCTCTGGTATACCGAGCAGGACTACCGGCCTTCACGCCTCTTCCTCATTCTCCTCTTCGTAATCCCGGTACTTTGTGTCTGTCTTGTGTTCACCAATGACCTGCATCACCTCTATTACACGGGTTTTTCCTCACTCGAGGGCCCGAGGAATTCACTTATCTGGACATTTGGCCGCGGACCTCTCTACTGGATCACGGCATCGTACTCGTTTGTCCTTATCCTGGCCGCGCTTCTTCTCTTTGTTATCCGGTACAGGACCGTGGGAACACTGTTCCGGACCCAGATATCGCTCATCCTTGCAGCAGGGTTCGTTCCCTTTCTTGCAACTCTCATCTATTTTCTTGACCTCGGCCCCGATGCAGGCTTCGACTGGACACCGGTCACGTTCGTCATTTCCGGCTTCGCGCTCATTGCCGCCACGCTCAACTTCGAGCTCTTTTCCCTGCAGCCCCTGACCCATTCCCTTCTCGTGAAGACGATGAAGGACGGTGTCGTTGCAACCAATGCAGAGGGCCGGATCACGCTCATCAATCCTGCCGGGTCAGCCCTGCTCGGGATTACAGAGGACCAGGGAATCGGCCACCCCCTGATCGGGTTTGCACCAGGGCTGGCCCGTTTTCTTACGGTGAACGGGACGTCCGTGACGGAAGGAAACGAGATCACGCTCCCTGTCCGGGATTCGTCCCGGATCTATGAGGTCCATACAGTTGCCATACCTGCCGAAGGCCGGGATGACGGTGGCCATATCCTTACATTCCGCGATGTAACCGAGAGGAAAAACGCCGAGACCGCATTCCAGAAAGCAAACCGCAAGCTCAATCTTCTTTCCGGGATCGTCAGGCACGATGTAAAAAACAAGCTGACCGCCCTCTTTATCTATCTCGAACTGGCCGCAGAGACTCGCAAAGAGGCCGATAAGAAGGTGGATCTCACCAGGATTCGCGACTCAGCGGAAGGGATCCGGACCCTGATCGATTTCACCCAGGAGTACCAGGACCTCGGTGTTGCCGCCCCGTCATGGCAGAATGTCGGGGAGGCTTTGGCCGCTGCAGGGCGCCAGCTTGACCCCTCCGGCATCCGACTCGTGGATGAGACCGGGGGGCTTGAGGTTCTTGCGGACCGGCTTTTCCAGCGGGTTATCTACAATCTTCTCGATAATGCGATCCGGTATGCCAAAGGAATGACGACCTTTTCCATCCGGTATACCCGGGACGGGGAACAACTGATTTTAGTTGCGGAGGATGACGGCCCGGGCGTTCCTGCCGAAGACAAGGAACGGATCTTCGAGCGGGGCGTCGGCCACAATACCGGTCTCGGTCTCTTCCTTGCCCGCGATATTCTCGGCATTACGGGTATAACGATCTGGGAAACCGGCGAGCCGGGAAAAGGGGCACGGTTCGAGATGACGGTTCCCCCGGGATCCTACCGGTTTCCGGAACCCGGTAACGAACCGGGATAA
- the pyrH gene encoding UMP kinase: MKTVVISLGGSILIPKLENHTIREYVPVLKKIAKHHRLYVVVGGGGEARRYISVTRELGIDEGTSDEIGILITRLNATMLIAALGGDAYPKVAETHSEAKKFGESGKIVVMGGITPGQTTDAVAAVLSERVGASVFINATSVDGIYSADPNKVPDAQRFDILTPKQLLDIVGGTGLGAGSNNVLDVVAARVVERSGIPLVVLDGREPKNLSNAILKGKYTGTVVSEGKKKPLPL, encoded by the coding sequence ATGAAGACGGTTGTCATCTCGCTGGGCGGTTCCATTCTGATCCCGAAACTGGAGAACCACACCATCAGGGAATATGTCCCCGTACTGAAAAAGATTGCAAAGCACCACCGGCTCTATGTTGTTGTCGGGGGCGGCGGTGAGGCCAGGCGCTATATCAGCGTTACCCGCGAGCTTGGCATTGACGAGGGAACATCCGATGAGATCGGTATTCTCATCACCCGCCTCAATGCAACCATGCTCATTGCAGCCCTCGGAGGGGATGCGTACCCCAAGGTAGCCGAGACCCACTCGGAAGCAAAGAAGTTCGGCGAGTCCGGAAAAATTGTCGTTATGGGTGGCATCACGCCCGGCCAGACCACCGATGCCGTTGCTGCAGTTCTTTCCGAGCGTGTCGGTGCTTCGGTTTTCATCAACGCCACTTCTGTTGACGGCATCTACTCCGCAGACCCGAACAAGGTGCCGGATGCACAGCGCTTCGATATCCTGACTCCAAAACAACTCCTGGATATTGTCGGAGGCACAGGTCTTGGGGCGGGATCGAACAACGTGCTGGATGTCGTTGCTGCCCGGGTAGTTGAACGCAGCGGCATCCCGCTTGTTGTGCTCGACGGACGGGAGCCGAAAAATCTCTCGAACGCGATTCTCAAGGGTAAATACACCGGCACCGTTGTTTCCGAAGGAAAGAAGAAACCGCTGCCGCTTTGA
- the nth gene encoding endonuclease III, with translation MKKQEAARIYSLLLKRYPDAREAPETVARGTPFEVLILTILSAQTTDKAVLKVKPSLFAKYPGPEDLARAKTGDVEKIIHSLGYYHAKAKNIIAASQTLLDQFGGNVPETMDEILTIPGVGRKTANIVMYHALGRNEGIAVDTHVRRLSQRIGFSDTDNVAIIERDLMALFPQNEWGDLTDVLIAHGRATCDAKKPLCGECVISGMCRYFKMIGH, from the coding sequence ATGAAAAAACAGGAAGCCGCACGCATCTATTCGCTTCTTCTCAAGCGGTATCCTGATGCCCGCGAGGCCCCGGAGACGGTTGCCCGGGGGACGCCGTTTGAAGTGCTCATCCTCACCATCCTTTCCGCCCAGACAACGGACAAGGCTGTCCTCAAGGTGAAACCCTCCCTGTTTGCGAAATACCCGGGCCCGGAAGATCTGGCCAGGGCAAAGACCGGAGATGTGGAGAAGATCATCCACAGCCTCGGCTACTATCACGCAAAAGCAAAGAACATCATCGCTGCCTCCCAAACCCTGCTCGATCAATTCGGGGGCAATGTCCCGGAGACCATGGACGAGATTCTGACGATCCCTGGCGTGGGACGCAAGACTGCGAACATTGTCATGTATCACGCGCTGGGCAGGAACGAGGGGATTGCTGTTGACACCCATGTCCGCCGGCTCTCGCAGCGGATCGGGTTCTCGGATACGGACAATGTAGCCATCATCGAGCGCGATCTCATGGCCCTGTTCCCGCAGAACGAGTGGGGCGATCTCACGGATGTCCTGATTGCGCACGGGCGGGCAACCTGCGATGCAAAGAAGCCCTTGTGCGGTGAGTGCGTGATCAGCGGGATGTGCCGGTATTTCAAAATGATCGGTCACTGA